Proteins from one Megalopta genalis isolate 19385.01 chromosome 1, iyMegGena1_principal, whole genome shotgun sequence genomic window:
- the LOC117220897 gene encoding uncharacterized protein LOC117220897 isoform X4 yields MIQKIENSDRRGESTTDYRSEDEKTVYVIEFESESNEKEEQSKRKDGPAGRFLFVSVDGDDQNPLDPWSIVWYIGSFGGLVAFFLIVSCSEWCCRRGGRPLTVPYAQRTEVMNGSQVVTETPPPPYHLFAPPPYDSVNYGEIVDKASGEKLDIYVISVPIHRPVVQVPA; encoded by the exons AtgattcagaaaattgagaatagTGATCGCCGGGGCGAGTCGACGACTGACTATCGGTCGGAGGACGAGAAGACCGTTTACGTTATCGAATTCGAGTCGGAGTCCAACGAaaaggaagagcagagcaaaagAAAAGACGGACCTGCTG GCAGGTTTCTGTTTGTTTCAGTAGACGGGGACGATCAGAACCCGCTGGATCCGTGGTCGATCGTCTGGTACATCGGTTCGTTCGGCGGCCTGGTAGCGTTCTTCCTGATAGTGAGCTGCTCGGAATGGTGTTGTCGTCGAGGCGGTCGTCCTTTGACAGTGCCGTACGCCCAGCGAACAGAGGTGATGAACGGCAGCCAGGTGGTCACGGAGACACCGCCACCCCCGTATCACTTGTTCGCGCCGCCTCCGTACGATTCCGTTAATTACGGGGAGATCGTCGACAAGGCTTCCGGCGAGAAGCTGGACATCTACGTGATCTCGGTGCCGATCCACAGGCCGGTCGTCCAGGTTCCGGCATAG